From the genome of Geminocystis herdmanii PCC 6308, one region includes:
- a CDS encoding S-layer homology domain-containing protein yields the protein MFLLRYILLSCLIITVTACSGNQSLQSRFAPVNPNTENNTTPNNLPTPVENPTGVKLPDDFPKDIPIYNQAKLITVDGKQTVWSSIDPLNLITEFYQQQLPAQNWNITQAEENLIVATKPDTQESFKLSLTPSNDETEFTITYETEATVIIPTQTNPNNVTIPNNNNDNKPPLNNQNSSSLEELVRLQIIPSTEKLNPHESITRREYARWLVKVNNLIYSDVNSKLIRLATPNNKPVFTDIPTNDPDFAIIQGLAEAGLIPSTLTQDSSSIAFKPDTPLTREDLITWKIPLDFRQKLPNASLDTIKETWGFQDATKISPKAWQELYVDWQNGEESNIRRGFGYITLFQPQKPVTLDEAGRILSTFGYQGDIRNLKDVNPQSTINN from the coding sequence ATGTTTTTATTGCGTTATATTTTATTGTCTTGTTTAATAATTACTGTTACTGCTTGTAGCGGAAATCAAAGTTTACAATCTCGTTTTGCACCTGTTAACCCTAATACGGAAAATAATACTACTCCGAATAATCTTCCTACTCCTGTAGAAAATCCTACGGGGGTAAAACTTCCTGATGATTTTCCGAAAGATATTCCTATCTATAATCAAGCTAAATTAATTACCGTGGATGGAAAACAAACGGTATGGAGTTCGATCGATCCGTTAAACTTAATTACAGAGTTTTATCAACAACAGTTACCAGCACAAAATTGGAATATAACCCAAGCCGAAGAAAACTTGATTGTTGCCACGAAACCCGACACCCAAGAATCTTTCAAATTATCTTTGACACCGAGTAACGATGAAACGGAATTTACTATCACCTATGAAACAGAAGCTACGGTAATAATTCCCACACAAACTAACCCTAATAATGTCACTATTCCCAATAATAATAATGACAACAAACCACCTCTTAACAATCAAAACTCATCTAGTCTTGAGGAATTAGTCAGACTGCAAATTATTCCCTCGACTGAAAAACTCAACCCTCATGAGTCGATTACCCGTAGAGAATATGCCCGTTGGCTGGTGAAAGTGAATAATCTGATCTATAGTGATGTCAATAGTAAGTTAATTCGCCTTGCTACCCCCAATAATAAGCCCGTTTTTACTGATATTCCCACAAATGATCCCGATTTTGCTATTATTCAAGGTTTAGCTGAAGCAGGGTTAATTCCTTCTACTCTAACTCAAGATAGCAGTTCGATCGCATTTAAACCAGATACACCTTTAACCAGAGAAGACTTAATTACATGGAAAATACCTTTAGATTTCCGCCAAAAATTACCTAACGCCAGTCTTGACACCATCAAAGAAACATGGGGTTTTCAAGATGCGACAAAAATAAGCCCTAAAGCATGGCAAGAATTATATGTAGATTGGCAAAACGGCGAAGAATCGAACATTAGACGGGGATTTGGTTACATTACCTTGTTTCAACCGCAAAAACCCGTTACATTAGACGAAGCAGGAAGAATTTTAAGCACCTTTGGTTATCAAGGGGATATTCGTAATCTTAAAGACGTTAACCCTCAATCAACAATCAATAATTAA
- a CDS encoding DUF721 domain-containing protein yields the protein MTFYSIDKLLNVILAQPQWEKQRKYHELTKCWYQVVNHKIAQHTRPISLNNEVLYIATASSSWAQDLNLQRRSLILKINRRIDFTVKDLHFATVKWYQNNSLNLDRSDNSDSHPSTIISDSTLNLLPPENPQEALQTWFNIIKKREQKFVTCPVCNINCPEGELKRWGYCAICFQKETSDNN from the coding sequence ATGACATTTTACTCTATAGATAAACTCTTAAATGTTATTCTTGCGCAACCCCAATGGGAGAAACAAAGAAAATACCATGAATTAACTAAATGTTGGTATCAAGTGGTTAATCATAAGATAGCACAACATACCCGTCCCATTTCCCTTAACAATGAAGTTTTATATATTGCTACCGCTAGTTCGTCATGGGCGCAAGATTTAAACTTACAAAGACGTTCTTTAATACTCAAAATTAATCGGCGTATCGATTTTACCGTGAAAGATTTACATTTTGCTACGGTTAAATGGTATCAAAATAATTCTCTTAACCTCGATCGATCGGATAATAGTGACTCACATCCTAGCACAATTATTTCTGATTCTACCTTAAATTTACTTCCTCCAGAAAACCCCCAAGAAGCCTTACAAACATGGTTTAATATCATCAAAAAAAGAGAACAAAAATTTGTCACTTGTCCAGTATGTAACATTAATTGTCCTGAAGGAGAATTAAAAAGATGGGGTTATTGTGCCATTTGTTTTCAAAAAGAAACATCAGATAACAATTAA
- a CDS encoding class I SAM-dependent methyltransferase, whose product MNSIEISTEIAKIKYWHHHFDFGDGIETKQGKEGKFCRKFQQWILSGIPEDLTDKTVLDIGAWDGFYSFSAEKRGAKRVLATDSFIWQQQELYGLDHNFWRDFGAGKQGFELARKIYNSQVEDYNIDVLELDKDKIGTFDIVLFLGVLYHMKYPLFALEKVRSVTKELLVLETHISLFFSLFPQPLMQFYPSNELSKDVTNWTGANIALVKSWLLTAGFRKAELVKWRKDRAIFHAWC is encoded by the coding sequence ATGAATTCGATCGAAATATCTACAGAAATAGCTAAAATAAAATATTGGCATCATCATTTTGACTTTGGGGATGGCATAGAAACAAAACAAGGAAAAGAAGGTAAATTTTGCCGTAAATTTCAACAATGGATTTTAAGCGGTATTCCCGAAGATTTAACCGATAAAACCGTTTTAGATATTGGTGCTTGGGATGGATTTTATTCTTTTTCTGCCGAAAAAAGAGGAGCAAAAAGAGTTTTAGCCACAGATTCTTTCATTTGGCAACAACAAGAATTATACGGTTTAGATCATAATTTTTGGCGTGATTTTGGAGCAGGAAAACAAGGTTTTGAATTAGCTAGAAAAATTTATAATTCTCAAGTTGAAGACTATAATATTGATGTTTTAGAACTAGATAAAGATAAAATAGGAACTTTTGATATAGTCTTATTTTTAGGAGTTTTATATCATATGAAATACCCCCTTTTTGCCCTCGAAAAAGTAAGAAGTGTCACCAAAGAATTATTAGTTTTAGAAACCCATATTAGCTTATTTTTTAGCTTATTTCCTCAACCATTAATGCAGTTTTATCCTAGCAATGAATTAAGTAAAGATGTCACAAATTGGACTGGTGCAAATATCGCTTTAGTAAAATCTTGGTTACTCACCGCAGGATTTAGAAAAGCAGAATTAGTAAAATGGCGTAAAGATAGAGCAATTTTTCACGCATGGTGTTAA